The following coding sequences are from one Streptomyces sp. NBC_01485 window:
- a CDS encoding M23 family metallopeptidase has translation MRLWLRGKPGWAAALTALLMTAGLCASTPVASAAPTARPDFRLPFACGQTWQLQTYLGHAPDDKKLDMYRVDGPTLGASVAASAAGTVTEFFEPGGLEINHGNGWFTVYLHMDRIDVRLGQRVASGAPLGRLGLVGTDSAHLHYEQLYDANGDNDGETDEMVHPVLQGTEYRLSPNGPFPRVTSTNGCNGGGDPDRYQVDTFADATGYADVDCVDDGAPRCAPQGTLRAGTNYVLCKKWGDEVRIGRSYNHWWLLTDLDEVTPGGRGRAYVSAYYLQRWGDDEAKDNDGRDIRTCA, from the coding sequence GTGAGGTTGTGGCTACGAGGGAAACCGGGCTGGGCGGCGGCGCTGACGGCGCTGCTGATGACGGCGGGACTGTGCGCGAGCACACCGGTCGCGTCGGCGGCGCCCACCGCCCGCCCGGACTTCAGGCTTCCGTTCGCGTGCGGACAGACCTGGCAGCTCCAGACGTACCTGGGCCACGCGCCCGACGACAAGAAACTGGACATGTACCGCGTCGACGGCCCCACCCTCGGCGCGTCGGTCGCCGCCTCGGCCGCCGGCACGGTCACCGAGTTCTTCGAGCCCGGCGGGCTCGAGATCAACCACGGCAACGGCTGGTTCACGGTCTATCTGCACATGGACCGCATCGACGTGCGACTCGGCCAGCGCGTCGCCTCCGGTGCACCGCTCGGGCGGCTCGGCCTGGTCGGCACGGACTCGGCGCATCTGCACTACGAGCAGTTGTACGACGCCAACGGCGACAATGACGGAGAGACGGACGAGATGGTCCACCCGGTGCTCCAGGGCACCGAGTACCGGCTCAGCCCGAACGGCCCGTTCCCCCGCGTCACCAGCACCAACGGGTGCAACGGCGGCGGCGACCCGGACCGGTACCAGGTGGACACCTTCGCCGACGCCACCGGTTACGCGGACGTCGACTGCGTGGACGACGGCGCGCCACGCTGCGCGCCCCAGGGCACGCTGCGCGCGGGCACCAACTACGTCCTGTGCAAGAAGTGGGGCGACGAGGTGCGGATCGGCCGGTCGTACAACCACTGGTGGCTGCTCACCGACCTCGACGAGGTGACGCCGGGCGGGCGGGGGAGGGCGTACGTCTCCGCCTACTACCTGCAGAGGTGGGGCGACGACGAGGCGAA
- a CDS encoding SH3 domain-containing protein: MRSTTRRLIRGLCALLVVGGLPPVTAAAADGAGERPAAAQPATDWRVDLASTSADQHNIDHRTDGALAIGDRRTRTPSAPGRAFAVYTAPARSLGRQADVFTVRRQADVPSGTQVLTEVRGSGHPGRWTQWTTPDPTGRLRLPEVVSVLQVRLTLLGGQAASPVVSGVSVHADPVRPAARARDGAAATASVTYRLFATREGLTGQTTANGHVIQPRDHFVALPSRRMLAGDGSREYQVRLCYARTGRCETAPVWDVGPWNTQDDYWNPPAQRQMWRDLPQGTPEAQAAHQSGYNGGLDEFGRRVANPAGIDVADGTFWDGLGMTDNDWVDVTFQPTDGGGGGGQTTVTAWAEANVRSCASTTCGAVSKVYPNESYPANCWQTGQLVSAEGYTSDKWVELPLNAGGVGYVSAIYLKGDETGGVTRRCGT, encoded by the coding sequence GTGCGATCCACCACCCGCAGACTGATAAGGGGCCTGTGCGCCCTGCTCGTTGTGGGCGGGCTGCCGCCCGTCACCGCCGCGGCCGCCGACGGCGCCGGGGAGAGACCCGCCGCCGCACAGCCGGCCACCGACTGGCGGGTGGACCTCGCCAGTACCTCGGCCGACCAGCACAACATCGACCACCGCACGGACGGCGCTCTCGCCATCGGCGACCGCCGCACGCGCACACCGTCCGCCCCCGGCCGGGCGTTCGCCGTGTACACCGCGCCGGCCCGGAGCCTCGGCCGGCAGGCCGACGTCTTCACCGTCCGCCGGCAGGCCGATGTGCCCTCGGGGACGCAGGTGCTGACCGAGGTCCGGGGCAGTGGCCATCCCGGCCGGTGGACGCAGTGGACCACCCCCGACCCCACCGGTCGGCTGCGGCTGCCGGAAGTCGTCTCCGTCCTCCAGGTCCGGTTGACCCTCCTGGGCGGCCAGGCCGCCTCCCCGGTCGTCTCGGGCGTCTCCGTACACGCCGACCCGGTGCGGCCCGCCGCACGCGCGCGAGACGGCGCGGCGGCCACGGCGTCCGTGACGTACCGGCTCTTCGCCACCCGTGAGGGTCTGACCGGGCAGACCACGGCCAACGGCCATGTCATCCAGCCGCGTGACCACTTCGTGGCACTGCCGTCCCGGCGGATGCTGGCCGGCGACGGAAGCCGTGAGTACCAGGTACGGCTGTGCTACGCGCGTACGGGACGCTGCGAGACCGCCCCCGTGTGGGACGTCGGTCCCTGGAACACCCAGGACGACTACTGGAACCCGCCCGCGCAGCGGCAGATGTGGCGTGACCTGCCGCAGGGCACCCCCGAGGCGCAGGCGGCCCACCAGTCGGGCTACAACGGCGGCCTGGACGAGTTCGGCCGCAGGGTCGCCAACCCGGCGGGCATCGACGTGGCCGACGGCACCTTCTGGGACGGCCTGGGCATGACGGACAACGACTGGGTGGACGTGACCTTCCAGCCGACCGACGGCGGCGGTGGTGGCGGACAGACGACCGTCACGGCGTGGGCGGAGGCCAACGTCCGCTCCTGCGCCTCCACGACCTGCGGCGCGGTCAGCAAGGTCTACCCGAACGAGAGTTACCCGGCGAACTGCTGGCAGACCGGCCAACTCGTCTCCGCCGAGGGCTACACGAGCGACAAGTGGGTCGAACTGCCGTTGAACGCGGGCGGGGTGGGCTACGTCAGCGCGATCTACCTCAAGGGCGACGAGACCGGGGGCGTGACCCGCAGGTGCGGCACCTGA
- a CDS encoding M23 family metallopeptidase, translating into MRLYPRAGLVTAVAVLLPLASAVSAVAAPSTTATAYSASCPTAGVVTQGYSGSHDGVDIGNALGTPIYAVGAGEVIASGPASGYGQWIRILHDDGTVTEYGHMYQRDVVVGQHVQAGQRIALMGSEGEATGPHLHLRVRIGTSTTVRGIDPVPYLRDRGVNLPCTPGGGGGQQTTVTAWAEANVRSCAATTCGAVSKVYPNESYPANCWKTGQLVSAEGYSNDKWVELPLSAGGVGYVSAIYLKGDEKGNVSRECG; encoded by the coding sequence TTGCGTCTGTATCCGCGCGCCGGACTCGTCACGGCGGTCGCCGTGCTGCTGCCCCTGGCGTCGGCGGTGTCCGCCGTCGCCGCGCCGTCCACCACGGCGACCGCGTACTCCGCCTCGTGCCCCACCGCCGGGGTCGTCACCCAGGGCTACAGCGGCAGCCATGACGGCGTCGACATCGGCAACGCCCTCGGCACGCCCATCTACGCCGTCGGCGCCGGCGAGGTGATCGCGTCCGGTCCCGCCAGCGGCTACGGGCAGTGGATCCGGATCCTGCACGACGACGGCACGGTGACCGAGTACGGGCACATGTACCAGCGGGACGTCGTCGTCGGCCAGCACGTCCAGGCCGGACAGCGCATCGCCCTGATGGGCAGCGAGGGCGAGGCGACCGGGCCGCACCTGCACCTGCGCGTCAGGATCGGTACGTCCACCACGGTCCGCGGCATCGACCCGGTGCCGTACCTGCGCGACCGCGGGGTGAATCTGCCCTGCACGCCGGGCGGGGGCGGCGGACAGCAGACCACGGTGACCGCCTGGGCGGAGGCCAATGTCCGCTCCTGTGCCGCTACGACCTGCGGCGCGGTCAGCAAGGTCTATCCGAACGAGAGTTACCCGGCGAACTGCTGGAAGACCGGCCAACTCGTCTCCGCCGAGGGCTACAGCAACGACAAGTGGGTCGAACTGCCGTTGAGCGCGGGCGGGGTGGGCTACGTCAGCGCGATCTACCTCAAGGGCGACGAGAAGGGCAACGTCAGCCGCGAGTGCGGCTGA
- a CDS encoding RICIN domain-containing protein, whose product MSMTVSTLTRVAALGASIAAFAFLPATTASAADAVNTFANQATNRCIDDTDQGFRTWDCNGSNAQNWIVHTWNDGTVQLKNANTNRCMYDSDQGFKTLSCDSSANQSWYIHHWNDGTIEIKNQSTSRCIDDSNVGFRTFGCNASQFQSWF is encoded by the coding sequence ATGTCCATGACCGTCTCCACGCTCACCCGCGTCGCGGCGCTCGGCGCCTCCATCGCGGCCTTCGCGTTCCTGCCCGCCACCACGGCCTCGGCGGCGGACGCCGTCAACACGTTCGCGAACCAGGCGACGAACCGCTGCATCGACGACACCGACCAGGGCTTCCGCACCTGGGACTGCAACGGCTCCAACGCCCAGAACTGGATCGTGCACACGTGGAACGACGGCACCGTGCAGCTGAAGAACGCCAACACCAACCGCTGCATGTACGACAGCGACCAGGGCTTCAAGACCCTGTCCTGTGACTCCAGCGCCAACCAGAGCTGGTACATCCACCACTGGAACGACGGCACGATCGAAATCAAGAACCAGTCGACCAGCCGCTGCATCGACGACAGCAACGTCGGCTTCCGCACCTTCGGCTGCAACGCCAGCCAGTTCCAGAGCTGGTTCTGA
- a CDS encoding PAS domain-containing protein translates to MVEQPLGAVGYAGVLRELLPIALWREDAHGRIVEWSLAAQDLLGFRPQDVLDRPASALLVPEGNRELADQLTHRVQGGETVVGTLSVRHRDGHQVAMETWIVPAADAQGRPGALLIAVETSQVLRMRDSLAALESFFGVLMARPQ, encoded by the coding sequence GTGGTCGAGCAGCCCTTGGGGGCTGTCGGGTACGCGGGTGTGCTGCGCGAGCTGCTTCCGATCGCCCTGTGGCGGGAGGACGCGCACGGCCGCATCGTGGAGTGGTCGCTGGCCGCCCAGGATCTGCTCGGGTTCCGGCCGCAGGACGTACTCGACCGGCCCGCGTCCGCCCTGCTGGTCCCCGAGGGCAACCGTGAGCTGGCCGACCAGCTCACACATCGCGTCCAGGGCGGGGAAACCGTCGTCGGCACCCTGTCGGTGCGCCACCGCGACGGCCATCAGGTCGCGATGGAGACGTGGATCGTGCCGGCCGCCGACGCGCAGGGGCGGCCCGGAGCCCTGCTGATCGCCGTGGAGACCTCCCAGGTCCTGCGCATGCGCGATTCCCTGGCGGCCCTGGAGAGTTTCTTCGGAGTACTGATGGCCCGACCGCAGTGA
- a CDS encoding PRC-barrel domain-containing protein — translation MFEAGDIREWRGHDVVDAQGHRIGALESVYVDTGTDRPCFATVTVGLPTRRRLVFVPLLGATVGPGYLKVAHSKNAVKKAPAIDVDGELRAQDESKVFAHYELDYAPGASGERRLARR, via the coding sequence ATGTTCGAGGCTGGCGATATCCGTGAATGGCGCGGTCACGACGTGGTTGACGCTCAGGGACACAGAATCGGCGCCCTGGAGTCGGTCTACGTGGACACCGGGACCGACAGACCTTGCTTCGCCACGGTGACCGTGGGTCTTCCCACCCGTCGCCGCCTGGTGTTCGTGCCACTCCTCGGGGCGACAGTCGGTCCGGGGTATCTGAAGGTCGCCCACAGCAAGAACGCGGTGAAAAAGGCCCCGGCGATCGACGTCGACGGCGAGCTGCGTGCCCAGGACGAATCGAAGGTCTTCGCACACTACGAACTGGACTATGCGCCGGGTGCCTCAGGCGAGCGACGCCTTGCCCGCCGCTGA
- a CDS encoding antibiotic biosynthesis monooxygenase family protein, with protein sequence MSVVKINVLTVPAEQRETLETRFAARADAVANSDGFEWFELLRPVEGTDTYLVYTRWRDEESFQAWLEGPMKAAHQGGEQGERPKPAASASTLWSFEVAQQTAPKGE encoded by the coding sequence ATGAGCGTAGTCAAGATCAACGTACTGACCGTCCCGGCGGAGCAACGGGAGACCCTTGAGACGCGGTTCGCCGCCCGAGCGGACGCCGTCGCGAACTCGGACGGCTTCGAGTGGTTCGAGCTCCTGCGCCCGGTCGAGGGCACCGACACCTACCTCGTCTACACGCGGTGGCGTGACGAGGAGTCGTTCCAGGCGTGGCTCGAAGGCCCGATGAAGGCGGCGCACCAGGGCGGCGAACAAGGGGAACGGCCCAAGCCCGCGGCTTCCGCCTCCACCCTCTGGTCCTTCGAGGTGGCACAGCAGACGGCACCGAAGGGCGAGTAG